Proteins encoded together in one Saccopteryx leptura isolate mSacLep1 chromosome 7, mSacLep1_pri_phased_curated, whole genome shotgun sequence window:
- the ZDBF2 gene encoding DBF4-type zinc finger-containing protein 2 encodes MQNRQGYCSFCSMRYNNLEQHMSNPQHRYMTTHSRQRMGSSSLMERFLQDVLRHHPYHYQESRSRQNERTHRNNVPPSEVVPADDPVSDEMAAAAAAAAAAGVRGEIASGSFEPAAELYARPQECMQGVLIRPSVIQKLEKGQQLPLELVYKIGSGMREFNPIGIGQATNKGQNLLCPSVISTAPASNVPESSYDRPVTSNTTGLPAASLESVIKCEPNKVDSYLEQGRGSRNPMFLSHPEMSSVVYQEPKEPNRKSVRFDSDKLVTQENVKSRDKTLSPGFKSHAFMGTEGSLKFESLSKSAVNPAINLSKTDMPSNKGNFEDAIPKHHVKFFSNTDRTQEEKHLVLNKSAFVEQKSSVCSKMEFACGYSESVSGQPEETVKDLWSEERIDQEVKTYESRGSEMSFDCSSPFHPLTDQSKGTAKETNLLKEAHVDVQHKSNKSCVSEISFDREGPVQLSTNQTQVIVRGSDVQKAEHIRLVDESYDSSDSEMNFECNTSPQSTDNYHQQPVKEIGLSKEAHIDLVDKNYGSSSSEISADSLLPFQSVIDQLPMAVTETELQKKVPIGLVDVNYGSSCSETSFDCDVALPSVIVHPQQAVRGRNLKDRLVYLKDNHKSSSAKAHLDYGNSLQIVTDQPKTAVEEINLKEKNDLMDMSCEYYVPEMSFHTDAQLVADQPQVTVREVAIGLQNKNVNTSDSDPTFNSHASLYQSNNGQPHGTLSEMTLKELNVDMEVKSYGHSSSDLTFDSDPPHPSVPEPSELDVEDVRKKHNLERESCGSNSSEITFDSDIPFCPVDQPRVVEEGSVDQKYKGHKSCVSETPFDSDVPLPLGTAQPEVAVREVIIQKEDYAHLRRKNDEPSVSERSLNSYVTPLPVMNSPGVLVERPNLQKEQVYFESKRNEPSGSELSLNYDSFYSIIGHSADSIKEGNLQKEEHIENKRDGRGVPEISSGSYISHVATDHPDTAVKDINRLKEERANFQDKGNELSVSETSLDFAIPLQSVIHRTDVVLKEMWLQREKHANFKGKSAEFSGSEINLDSDVSRYSVIEPQIAVKGVNIQKEYVLENKNDKYSGSEIILDSTVLPQSMTEKPHIAVLKKDHVDPEDENTESRGFEINLDRIPPRQSVIEKSQPTPLKERHTNLEYTSSESRDCKVNFDSADPLQPLTERYQEVIKKTNLWKVEDIGLENKGGQPNDSMLILQDSHVSLQSIPNQPQAAVKQINLDNEGHMDLEDNNSQYSGSDMSLDSDFLAQQTVDQSQVTILEKEHTNLEDKHKKSCGSEISFDSDDPLQSVADQVRETVKEISLWKDEVDVEEKSGNPKGFEIMYGSDVFQPVTGQTEEIVQETNLWKNPGELEGKIFEPSDSKINFGSAENFHTVAGEIQESTTEISLLREGHVCLHDKDYQPSDPEIIYVANIPLQSVEQPHILEEGHDTLGDKSNDLCHPEISFASDDPLQSVTDQLEKTVKVGLWKGDHIYLGDESYKLADYEISCDSEAPVQLVVAPSPVVVQRISLQKEDHNDLEGKNCEPSVAEIKCDPGVHLQLDVGQPQMFCKEMNLPRVAHLGMEEKTSDSEIMSDSDVPLQIVVNEFPVSVKEADVPKVLFLNVVTGDSDCEMPSNSGFPCQPVIDTSQMTVEGIDCMNGKSFHVEGQCYDCCDSERGYVCEASPRPVSKKSRKSYKVINKKKDYIILEESGCESYDSDTNFQVNASHQSMTYQSPVSVKTVAKHVDPEVKSCVSKSSKRNSKRRDTSQPATRQLKKANKEDDIWKDPKTIDLQGKSCECNISAMDCNASPESVILQMADEDNLLKLKKHADLGSVSCEPSSSGVNFHSDPPLQSGTNKPQKAVKKQALVKMPLDKKKKNRDSRSSSVSKVASLRNREKAKGIKEVKTDEPVLEALPHVPPSFVGKTWSQIMREDDMKINALVKEFKEGRFHCYFDDDCETRKVKKKNLNEKKITSADLNDTAFIQVLLDCHYNIDDFSVALDKPSHLLTEKRPYEQKWRVSSRCRAVKVSHGTQTSVTGYLVTKRVIGQEDSPKLKHLFLHNDRKPKRKIEIGTIEFLESYTNILKPLHPNALVYVLSSNIKQKEGESLKFSKIRCQNGKNNQDLSIQYKYKQGSFNYDPLNKQIVINPPLNIEIPESDRNNWVQVHFSDLNSSAEDDDRHLQSSTSVPFLTVSLRHKLSHQGASGASVFLAKSEILNSREVQKLSNFHFTLLDGDAAKISSKSGRNKTFKSKKKAQRRKVTTINEPIVLKMVYRPIILQQKTRITSKKQPIWIRTKLNDIIRKYIAKYSVFLRRKYQSRRAFLGMHRKKTKTVVSTVKKVETPTQMLSNSVPSAGAEERLRGRKKRSSLKQRLKGSSRIAGTRRKGKKKLPKRKPKKRPKPVKIYDLRSLYSQVPYSDRMMTRLLHKLLLNKAN; translated from the exons ATGCAGAACAGACAAGGATATTGCAGCTTTTGCTCTATGCGCTATAATAATCTGGAACAG cACATGTCCAATCCTCAGCACAGATACATGACCACACACAGTAGACAACGGATGGGTTCCTCTAGTTTGATGGAGCGTTTCTTGCAAGATGTACTGCGGCACCACCCATATCATTATCAAGAAAGCAG aTCAAGACAAAATGAGAGAACTCATAGGAATAATGTGCCACCTTCTGAAGTGGTTCCTGCTGATGACCCTGTTTCTGACGaaatggctgctgctgctgctgctgctgctgctgctggcgtTAGAGGAGAGATAGCCAGCGGAAGTTTTGAACCTGCTGCCGAGTTATATGCTAGACCTCAGGAATGTATGCAGGGTGTTCTAATTCGACCATCAGTTATTCAAAAATTGGAGAAAGGGCAGCAGCTGCCCTTGGAGCTTGTTTATAAGATTGGGAGTGGCATGAGAGAATTTAATCCAATAGGTATTGGTCAAGCTACAAATAAAGGACAAAACCTGTTATGTCCCTCAGTGATTTCTACTGCTCCTGCTAGTAATGTCCCTGAGAGTTCTTACGATCGACCAGTAACATCTAATACTACAGGGTTACCAGCAGCCTCTTTGGAGTCAGTTATCAAATGTGAGCCAAACAAAGTTGACAGCTACCTAGAGCAAGGCAGAGGCTCTAGAAATCCTATGTTCTTATCCCATCCAGAAATGTCTTCAGTTGTATATCAGGAACCTAAAGAACCAAATAGGAAATCTGTACGTTTCGATTCAGATAAATTGGTTACACAGGAAAATGTAAAATCTCGGGATAAAACTTTGTCACCTGGCTTTAAATCTCATGCATTTATGGGCACTGAAGGCTCCTTAAAATTTGAATCTCTTTCCAAATCAGCAGTAAACCCAGCAATCAATCTGAGTAAAACTGATATGCCTTCTAATAAAGGAAACTTTGAAGATGCTATTCCAAAGCACCATGTGAAATTCTTTTCCAATACAGATCGTACCCAAGAAGAAAAGCATTTGGTTTTAAACAAGTCAGCCTTTGTGGAGCAGAAGAGCTCAGTGTGTTCTAAAATGGAGTTTGCCTGTGGCTATTCTGAGTCAGTGTCTGGTCAACCTGAAGAGACTGTAAAAGACCTTTGGAGTGAGGAGCGAATTGACCAAGAAGTTAAGACCTATGAATCAAGAGGTTCTGAAATGAGTTTTGATTGCAGTTCTCCTTTTCATCCACTAACTGACCAATCTAAAGGGACTGCCAAAGAAACAAACCTTTTAAAAGAAGCACATGTTGATGTTCAGCATAAGAGTAATAAATCTTGTGTTTCTGAAATAAGTTTTGATCGTGAAGGCCCTGTTCAGTTGTCTACCAACCAAACTCAAGTAATTGTTAGAGGCTCTGATGTTCAGAAGGCAGAGCATATTCGCCTGGTTGATGAAAGCTATGATTCTAGTGATTCTGAGATGAATTTTGAGTGTAATACCTCACCTCAGTCAACTGATAACTATCACCAACAGCCTGTAAAAGAAATAGGCCTTTCTAAGGAGGCACACATTGACTTGGTGGACAAGAACTATGGATCTAGTAGCTCTGAAATAAGTGCTGATTCTCTTTTACCATTTCAGTCAGTGATTGACCAACTCCCAATGGCTGTCACTGAAACAGAACTTCAGAAGAAGGTTCCCATTGGCTTGGTTGATGTGAACTATGGATCAAGTTGTTCTGAAACAAGTTTTGATTGTGATGTTGCTCTCCCATCAGTAATTGTCCATCCTCAACAGGCTGTTAGAGGAAGAAATCTAAAGGATAGGCTTGTCTACCTGAAGGATAACCACAAATCCAGTAGTGCTAAAGCACATCTTGATTATGGTAACTCTCTTCAGATAGTGACTGATCAACCTAAGACGGCTGTTGAAGAGATAAatctgaaagagaagaatgacCTTATGGATATGAGCTGTGAATATTATGTTCCTGAAATGAGTTTTCACACTGATGCTCAATTAGTGGCTGACCAACCCCAAGTAACAGTTCGGGAAGTAGCTATTGGTCTGCAGAATAAGAATGTTAATACTAGTGATTCTGATCCAACTTTTAATTCTCATGCTTCTCTTTATCAGTCAAATAATGGACAGCCTCATGGAACTCTGAGTGAAATGACTCTGAAAGAGTTAAATGTTGACATGGAAGTTAAGAGCTATGGACACTCCAGTTCTGACTTGACTTTTGATTCTGATCCCCCTCATCCGTCAGTGCCTGAGCCTTCTGAGCTGGATGTTGAAGACGTAAGAAAGAAACACAACCTGGAACGTGAGAGCTGTGGGTCAAATAGTTCCGAAATAACTTTTGATTCTGATATTCCTTTTTGCCCAGTTGACCAACCTCGAGTGGTTGAGGAGGGATCTGTTGATCAGAAATACAAGGGTCATAAATCTTGTGTTTCTGAAACACCTTTTGATTCTGATGTACCTCTTCCTTTAGGGACTGCTCAGCCTGAAGTAGCTGTTAGAGAAGTAATCATTCAGAAAGAAGACTATGCACATTTAAGAAGGAAGAATGATGAACCCAGTGTTTCTGAAAGAAGTCTGAATTCTTATGTCACTCCTCTTCCAGTGATGAATTCTCCTGGAGTACTTGTTGAAAGGCCAAATCTTCAAAAAGAACAGGTATACTTTGAAAGTAAGAGAAATGAACCTAGTGGTTCTGAATTAAGCTTGAATTATGATAGTTTTTATTCAATAATTGGACATTCTGCAGATTCCATTAAAGAAGGAAACCTTCAGAAAGAAGAGCACATAGAAAACAAGCGTGATGGACGTGGAGTGCCTGAAATCAGTTCGGGATCTTATATTTCTCATGTAGCGACTGATCATCCTGACACAGCTGTGAAAGACATAAACCGTCTGAAAGAAGAACGTGCAAATTTCCAAGATAAAGGTAATGAATTAAGTGTTTCTGAAACAAGTTTGGATTTCGCTATCCCTCTTCAGTCAGTGATTCACAGAACCGATGTAGTTCTTAAAGAAATGTGGCTTCAAAGAGAAAAGCATGCTAACTTCAAAGGTAAAAGTGCTGAATTTAGTGGTTCTGAAATAAATTTAGATTCTGATGTCTCTCGTTATTCAGTGATTGAACCTCAAATAGCTGTTAAAGGAGTAAATATTCAGAAAGAATATGTTTTAGAAAACAAGAATGATAAATATAGTGGTTCTGAAATAATTTTGGATTCTACTGTCCTTCCTCAGTCGATGACTGAAAAACCTCACATAGCTGTTTTGAAGAAGGACCATGTTGACCCAGAAGATGAAAATACAGAATCTCGAGGTTTCGAAATAAATTTGGATCGTATTCCCCCTCGTCAATCAGTCATTGAGAAATCTCAGCCAACCCCTTTGAAAGAAAGACATACTAATCTGGAATACACAAGCAGTGAATCTCGTGATTGTAAAGTAAATTTTGATTCTGCTGACCCTCTTCAGCCGTTGACTGAACGATATcaggaagtgattaaaaaaacaaacctgtgGAAAGTAGAGGATATTGGCCTAGAAAATAAAGGAGGTCAACCTAATGATTCAATGTTAATATTACAGGATTCACACGTTTCTCTTCAGTCTATACCTAATCAACCTCAGGCAGCTGTTAAACAAATAAACCTTGACAATGAAGGTCATATGGACTTGGAAGATAATAACAGCCAATATAGTGGTTCTGACATGAGTTTGGATTCTGATTTCTTGGCTCAGCAAACAGTTGATCAATCTCAAGTAACGATTTTGGAAAAGGAGCATACCAACCTAGAAGATAAGCACAAAAAATCTTGTGGTTCTGAAATAAGTTTTGACTCTGATGACCCTCTTCAGTCAGTGGCTGACCAAGTTAGAGAAACTGTTAAAGAAATAAGCCTTTGGAAGGATGAAGTTGATGTGGAAGAGAAGAGCGGTAACCCTAAGGGTTTTGAAATTATGTATGGTTCTGATGTTTTTCAGCCAGTGACTGGCCAAACTGAGGAAATTGTTCAGGAGACCAACCTTTGGAAAAACCCTGGAGAATTGGAAGGTAAAATTTTCGAACCTAgtgattctaaaataaattttggctCTGCTGAAAATTTTCATACTGTGGCTGGTGAAATTCAAGAGTCTACTACAGAAATAAGTCTTCTGAGAGAGGGACATGTTTGTCTGCATGATAAGGACTACCAGCCCAGTGATCCTGAGATAATTTATGTTGCAAATATCCCACTTCAATCAGTTGAGCAACCACACATTTTGGAAGAGGGACATGACACTTTGGGAGATAAGAGCAATGATCTTTGTCACCCTGAAATAAGTTTTGCTTCTGATGATCCTCTTCAGTCTGTGACTGACCAGCTTGAAAAAACTGTTAAAGTAGGTCTTTGGAAGGGAGACCATATCTATCTGGGAGATGAGAGCTATAAACTAGCTGATTATGAAATAAGTTGTGATTCTGAGGCGCCTGTTCAGTTAGTGGTTGCTCCATCTCCTGTGGTTGTCCAACGGATCAGCTTGCAAAAGGAGGATCATAATGACCTAGAAGGTAAGAACTGTGAACCTAGTGTTGCTGAAATAAAATGTGATCCTGGTGTTCATCTTCAGTTAGATGTTGGTCAGCCACAAATGTTTTGCAAAGAAATGAACCTTCCAAGGGTAGCACATCTTGGCATGGAAGAAAAGACTAGTGATTCTGAGATAATGTCTGATTCTGATGTTCCACTTCAAATAGTAGTTAATGAATTTCCGGTGTCAGTCAAAGAAGCAGATGTTCCAAAGGTGCTGTTTTTGAATGTGGTGACCGGTGACAGTGATTGTGAAATGCCTTCTAATTCTGGTTTCCCATGTCAGCCAGTGATTGACACATCTCAAATGACTGTTGAAGGAATTGACTGTATGAATGGAAAAAGTTTCCATGTAGAGGGTCAGTGCTATGACTGTTGCGATTCTGAGCGAGGCTATGTTTGTGAAGCCTCTCCTCGACCAGTGTCAAAGAAATCCAGAAAGTCTTACAAAGTAATAAACAAGAAGAAAGACTATATTATTCTGGAAGAGTCTGGTTGTGAGTCTTACGATTCTGATACAAATTTTCAAGTCAATGCCTCTCATCAGTCCATGACTTACCAATCCCCAGTGTCTGTTAAAACAGTTGCAAAACATGTTGACCCAGAAGTAAAGAGCTGTGTATCGAAGAGTTCTAAAAGAAATTCTAAACGAAGAGACACTTCTCAGCCAGCAACTCGTCAACTGAAGAAAGCTAACAAAGAAGACGACATTTGGAAAGATCCGAAAACTATTGACCTACAAGGTAAGAGTTGTGAGTGTAATATTTCTGCAATGGACTGTAATGCTTCTCCTGAGTCAGTGATCCTTCAAATGGCTGATGAAGATAAccttttgaagttaaaaaaacaTGCAGATCTGGGAAGTGTGAGTTGTGAACCAAGTAGTTCTGGGGTGAATTTTCACTCTGATCCCCCTCTCCAGTCTGGCACTAACAAGCCtcaaaaagctgttaaaaaacaAGCCCTAGTTAAGATGcctttagacaaaaaaaaaaagaaccgtgATTCCCGTTCAAGCTCTGTTTCCAAGGTAGCTTCTTTAAGGAACCGAGAAAAAGCAAAGGGGATCAAAGAAGTTAAAACTGATGAACCAGTTCTTGAAGCCTTGCCTCATGTCCCTCCTTCATTTGTGGGGAAAACATGGTCTCAAATAATGAGAGAAGATGATATGAAAATTAATGCCCTTGTGAAGGAATTCAAGGAAGGTCGTTTCCACTGTTACTTTGATGATGACTGTGAAACtaggaaggtaaaaaaaaaaaatttgaatgaaaaaaagattACCTCAGCTGACCTTAATGACACTGCATTTATTCAAGTTCTGTTAGACTGTCATTATAATATTGATGACTTTTCAGTAGCCTTAGATAAACCTAGCCATCTTCTTACAGAAAAGAGGCCTTATGAACAAAAATGGCGAGTGTCTTCTAGATGTcgggctgtaaaagtcagccatgGAACTCAAACCAGTGTCACGGGTTATCTAGTGACAAAAAGAGTAATTGGACAAGAAGACTCGCCAAAattgaagcatttatttttacacaatgatagaaaaccaaaaaggaaaattgaaattGGGACAATTGAATTTCTTGAATCATATACTAACATTTTGAAGCCTTTGCACCCCAATGCCTTAGTCTATGTTCtttcttctaatattaaacaGAAGGAAGGTGAATCCCTCAAATTCTCTAAAATTAGGTGCCAGAATGGCAAAAACAATCAGGACTTGAGCATACAGTACAAATATAAACAGGGTTCTTTTAATTATGACCcattgaataaacaaattgtaatAAATCCTCCGCTGAACATTGAAATACCAGAGTCTGACAGGAATAACTGGGTTCAAGTTCATTTTAGTGACCTGAACTCCAGTGCAGAAGATGATGACAGGCATCTACAGAGCTCTACTTCAGTACCTTTTTTGACAGTGTCATTAAGACATAAATTATCACACCAGGGGGCCAGTGGGGCTTCTGTGTTTCTGGCAAAATCAGAGATCTTGAATTCCAGAGAAGTTCAGAAGTTAAGTAATTTCCATTTCACTCTTTTAGATGGTGATGCTGCCAAAATCTCGTCAAAATCAGGAAGAAATAAGactttcaaaagtaaaaaaaaagctcagagaAGGAAGGTAACAACTATTAATGAACCAATTGTACTCAAAATGGTTTACAGACCAATTATCCTCCAGCAAAAAACCAGAATCACATCAAAAAAACAGCCAATTTGGATTCGGACCAAACTAAATGATATAATTAGGAAGTATATTGCAAAATACTCTGTTTTTCTGCGTCGCAAATATCAGTCCAGGAGGGCTTTTCTTGGAATGCATCGTAAGAAGACAAAAACTGTTGTCAGTACAGTAAAGAAGGTGGAGACACCAACGCAAATGCTTTCAAACTCAGTTCCATCAGCTGGTGCTGAAGAGCGGTTAAGAGGTAGAAAGAAGAGGTCTTCTCTCAAGCAACGGCTGAAGGGTTCTTCGAGGATTGCAGGAACTAGGAGGAAGGGTAAGAAAAAACTCCCTAAGAGAAAACCAAAAAAGCGTCCTAAACCTGTTAAAATATATGATTTGAGAAGTTTATATTCTCAGGTGCCATATTCTGACAGAATGATGACTCGACTATTACACAAATTGTTGCTCAATAAGGCAAACTAG